The window AGGCTCACTAGGTTAGATCATTTATATTAAGCCCATGAAAAATGTAAAtaagtaatataaatattataatgtaATATGTAgtccacattaattaattaattagaaattataaaattcctaacaaaattattttgattttaatttcattcatttttctaataattagtagatatttaaaaacaatttattatgtATACAAACAAATACacatttaactaatattttaaaaattgaaaatcagtctaactttttaatttgtttgaagaaaataaaaaaaataatataagttacttatatttttgttcCGGAAAAAAGATTCATCCTTAGATAACTGGGtgacttttcttttctctaaaaTACACTTGAAGTATATTGTTTAACGGCAAATTTACGTAAGGGggcttattttaaaaactatttacggATTGGGGTTTGTTTTAAAACTAATGACGGAGGGGGTCTGTTCTTGGGTGTAACCCGCCATTGCCAATGGCGGCAAAGGTGGAGAGAGGCTGGTATCGTTACTGGTAGTGGCGATATAGGTGGAGAGAGGCTGGTATCGTTATTGGTAGTGGCGATATAGGTGGAGAGAGAAAGAACAGTGTCGTGTCGCCAATGGGAATGGCGACACCCAAGCTGGGACTCGCTGACCGTGATGGCGAGATAGGGACTCGCTGACCGTGATGGCGAGATAGGGCAAGGGCAATCTCGCCGTTAGCATTGGCGAGATGCTCCCTGTTGACTGGTGCCGCTAGCCCTTCTGGCGGGATTGGCGCTGTTCATTTCGGTGTTCAGAGGCACATGCATTGCTTTGTTgttgtaaattttgtttaaataaagcAGTTGCATGATACTCAACGTATGAAGTTGCAGATGCTCTTCTTGTTCATGATGAGACTAAACATAAGGTCTGAAATAGGGTTTAAAGCTAGCTGTAGATGTTCACAGGTTGCGCATGCTCTCCTTGTTCATGATGAGACTAAACATAAGGTCTGAAATAGGGCTTATAACTAGCTGTAAATGTTCACAGGTTAGGGGTTCAGAGATGCTACACCATATCCACATGCATACAGTTTAATGGCGTGTAAATTAAGAGATAGCTTCAGCTTTCTTcttgtaaattttgtttaaatagaACACTTGCAATGACATTGAATACTTGCAAAATTTCATAGTGAAAGAGAGTAAGAAActgaagagaggaagaaagaggttcgtttgaagtttgaaatttgtTGATTGTATAgtaagtattttatatttatttaaataagtcttatttagttttgtttatttgtcatgtataaattttttattttgaagtaataaAATTTGGAGGTCAAATtgcattaattttgtaaattagatttttaatttagaaattattaacagtaattatttgtaagcctTTTTTTAACTGTTTTTGTGAATGAATTTAATTTCCGTATTTGACATATAGAATTGTTTTGgtattatttgaaatataatttaatttaagacaaaaaCTAATTAGATGCTATTTCTTAACTATTTTCTGGTTTGTTTAGAGTTAAAAACGAAGTTTCATTTtacttgtgataaaatatagtataagttaacaacaaaaaattgtaattttaattataaaatatagtataagttaataaaaaatttgtaattttaattatgttccgtgtaaaaaattgtaattttaattatgttccgtctaaaatttttttaagtgtaatcCTTTCATTTATAATCCTTTTATTTTGTGTCTGAAATTTTTGGTAAAGTTGaagaatttttcataaattatttaattagattaattttttttagaataaagtatgaatgtgtagtttaagtttaatagagcaagcaaataaatagtttatatttgtatcattgacaaatatttaattgaaataataatttgatttgttagactaaaatttgaaggtaaagtttaagtgaattttttttaattagaatttttttttaaaattagtatgactaattatttgtaatcctctttgttcatggtttttgtggcttAGAAGAAATTTGACTTGTGACCCTTCcggttataaatattatatgtgAGTCTTTAAGTTTTtgaaggaattttttttgaattatttaatttgacgtatgagtaattttgttttttttttgttagaatgacGTCTCAATGTTTATTTAAGTTTACTAGAAgaagcaaataattttttttatttttatgattcacAAAATAgttaattgaagtaataattgttttatttagaaacaaattttaacaCGTGAAGTTTAAGCCAATTTGTAATTAGGTTTTTTAcgttgaagtaattttttaataatgtttacttattttaatttgtatcccaagtttaagtttaaatttaatttagtagATGCAGCAAGCAGatacacttatttattttaaaaagactgttgttatgattatttattttgaattttgttgatgtaggtatatcatgaattcaattattacagtgttgtatttcaatggaagagtatttgaagacaatgatggtgtaatatttgaaggcagtaaaaaggccattcagattaaacgcggaattagtttcaatgctttgaaaaaaaaattggagataaggtaaagttagaaaataatgaaattatttctactataagttgtagatttttagtttcaggaaaatatgttgcgttgcaaatttgtgatgacgaagatgttgaaactatgatcgaaagttttcaacaacaacaacaaatgtcagttctagagTTGTACGTAGAAAAGGATGTTGCTGGTGGTTCTATGTTTCATGCTGCAAATTCTGTTACGTCATGTGGACGTAATGTATCTCATTATGAGTCGGAACTGCCaaaaatataagcaatttacatgttgatgaagatgatgatgatgatgatgatgattatcttgcatctaactcatacgttgaagagtctttcgATGAAGATGATAGTGATGATGGAATATCTcatacagacgatgaagtcactgACATCGTTGAACCAGTTTCAATTGTTCACCCAAGCGAAGGTAAATGTTTgtgaaatacaaaattagttgaatacatctatctttttatgagaattgtatttaatggtaaTTAAATAGGAGTAGTTTGTTGacgtgattttattttataaattattaggtgtaccagaaattcaaaatccattttggaatgatgctagccattataataatatcaactggagtcatccggacgaggaggacatttgtggtctagacatgccaacgacttttaatgttggacaagaattatatgttggcatggattttgacAGTAAAGATGCAGTCAAAAATGCACTCAAACAATATgtgatgaaggtgcatcaaagttttaagGTTGTTGAAACGAAATCACACAAATATATCGTTTGCTGCCCCAACAACACCGAAGAGTCTccttgccctttttatatgagggcaattttatccaaaaaaactgatgcatggaaagtgacacaatggggtggaccgcacacatgtctaaatatgactatgaccacaagaccatgagaagcttgattcaaatttaattgcgacttgcgtagtaggtacgttttttatgttcatattatcctacttttgtgttatttgttattttaatttgtaattttatttacttatttgaattacaggcatgatcagagaagatccatcaataaaaatttctttgattcaagaaaggataaatagtgaattttcctataaggtttcatacagaaaagcatggatggccaaacaaaaggcgattgcaattgaatatggcgattgggaagagTCGTATGCGAAACTCTCGtcatggctaacacacatgcaaaatcattctcctggctcttactttcaaatactacatgacgattttattgttGGCAATAGGGTGAGTCGCGAACATCGTCAATTTCATAGAGTATTTTGGACATTTGGTCAATGCAAGGAGGCTTttaagtactgtaagccaatcatacaagttgacggcacacatttatacggcaaataccgtgggaccctattaatggccacatcgcaagatggaaatggtggtgttcttcctctagcattcgccgtGGTCGAAGGCGAGACGCTAACAgcatggtcatggtttttggcccacttgcgtgaacacgtcacagataagaatggaatttgtctaatatctgatcgtcacgcgagtataaagtctgcTGTCGCTAatgaagcacttggttggcaacctccccacggcTATCATGTGTACTGCGTCCGACACATAGCCAGCAATTTCAATCGCAAATTCAACAACGCGAAACAAAAAGAGATGttcaagaaattgggtaaggtttattttatacattaatttaatttgagtttcaTGTCTACGTACAACTGttgatgataacaaatttgatgcagcgtacactccttgcaagcatgtgtttgatcaaaacttagaaaaatttcgtcaaTTGAGTCCAGCTATAGCAAGATGGATTGATCGAatctcaaaggaaaaatggagcatGGCTTACGATACATCTGGACGACGATATggtcacatgacaaccaactTATCAGAATGTGTGAATAAGGTGTTGAAAGATTGTCGCAGCATTCCAATAACAGCGTTGGTGAAGTCAACATATAGTAGGTGCCGAAAGTACTTTATTGATCGTGgtcgccaagcccaaagacaattaagaGAAGGCCAAGTTTATTGTTCTAAGCTTGTTACAGAACttaggaaaaatcaagaacaagcttgttcgcacatcgttcgcgtgtatgatatccactcgacaaggtttgaagtagaggagaccttcaatcctataacgcaacgtggcggacaaaaatgggcagttaacttgaatggccattactgtcaatgcggaaggtattctgcgcttcactatccatgttcacacattattgcagcttgtggttacgtgagcatgaactactaccaatatatagatgttgtttacaccaatgagcacatcttaaaagcatactccgcacagtggtggcctcttgggaatgaagcggcaattcctccttctgatgaggCATGGACACtaatccctgacccaactacaattcgtgcgaaaggtcggccaaaatcaacaaggataaggaatgagatggattgggtcgaaccatctgaccaccgacaaaaatgtagtagatgtggagctgaagggcacaataggcgtcgatgtccaatgcaatctgaccgtgggagtaattcatttaattgatttatgtatgttacatGCCTGACTTGTATTGCTTTAGGTTTTGTTCAATGTATTTACTTGTTGGTCTTCAATGAAATCGTCAGTTACTTTTTGTTGAATGTGtgcttctaatgaaataaaattacatttagaagttgaaataaatggagTGGATCAATCGAGGTTGAGTGACATTGGTGTTGATCGTTAGTTAGAAACGTTAGTGTCTAAGTATTTTGtcttagttttttatttgaagggtgAGGGctaagttctttttattttatggttagggctaagttttttattttagggttagggttaattttataattgtatgGGGTAGGGTTAggccttattttttatttgttggggTTAGGGCTAAGGTTGTTTATTTTTGGGTTTAGggggaatttttttattttagtggttagggttaatttttttatttgaagggttagggtgtagttcttatttttgaggggttagggctaagtttttttatgatttaggggttacttctaatgaaataaaattacatttagaagttgaaataaaatttgttttttttaatgtgtacttctaatgaaataaaattacatttagaagttgaaataaaatttgttttttttaatgtgtacttctaatgaaataaaattacatttagaagttgaaataaaatttgttttttttaatgtgtacttctaatgaaataaaattacatttagaagttgaaataaaatttgttttttttaatgtgtacttctaatgaaataaaattacatttagaagttgaaataaaatttgttttttttaatgtgtacttctaatgagataaaattacatttagaagttgaaataaaatttgtttttttttaatgtgtacttctaatgaaataaaattacatttagaagttgaaataaaatttcgtttttttaatgtgtacttctaatgaaataaaattacatttagaagttgaaataaactttatttttttaaacggtaagggtttagttcttattttttagggttaggcttagttcttattttaggggttagggttagatcttattttttagggatagggctaggttttttattttagggttagggtttagttctgaacatgttaggggttagggttatatttttattttaggggttagggttagatcttattttttagggataggcctatgttttttattttagggttagggtttagttctgaacatgttaggggttagggttatatttttattttaggggttagggttagatcttattttttagggatagggctaggttttttattttagggttagggtttagttctgaacatgttaggggttagggttatatttttattttaggggttagggttagatcttattttttagggttagggctaggttttttattttatggttagggtttagttctgaacatgttaggggttagggttatatttttattttaggggttagggttagatcttattttttagtgttagggttaggtttttttattttagggttagggtttagttctgaacatgttaggggttagggttatatttttattttaggggttagggttagatcttattttttagtgttagggttaggtttttttattttagggttagggtttagttctgaaCATGTTAGGGGTTatggttagttttttattttaggggttagggctaggttttttattttagggttagggtttagttctgaacatgtgaggggttagggttagttttttactttaggggttagggttagttcttattttttagggttagggttaggttttttattttaggggttagtttttgagttttatttggtttacggttcattgattattatagtttgatacGCGACATAAATATTATCCATAAGTAAGCCTTAATAAACTGAATATCATACATTACGCCATGAATGTCAAATTACAAATATACAACAAAGGCTTAATAAACGAAGACATGCAAATCATTCATTTTGGTGTCCGTGATGtcgtgaggatgtgccacatggtcgatcccatcttcgtgcttggcgatcaggatttcttctgcccCGATGCCTCCCCGCTTCTTCTTCGTCAGCCTCCGCAGAAAATGCGTGCCGCAAATCAACACCGAATAAGTCACCCGTATTAGGTATTTGTCCCGGTACATTCCATTGTGTTCCTAACggggcattaggtgttggaattgggccatgatattgctgtgaaggggtcattgtgggccatgaaaaatgagcttgtgtttccgcaacaccaccgaACGATTGCTGGCTTGCAGAAGTATCAGTGTGATGACCCTGAAAAGGATATTGATACATCTGGGTCGGATACTCAGCAAATGTttgtggcgtgtaatacattccatggccacgctccgccatttgttgggaatattcttCCGCTTCAACAATGTCCCTTCTTCTGTCTATCCCCTGAGTTTCAATACTTGactgaagcatgtgaaactgttgtgcaggaaattgacgctctgatgcgggaccatgtgacactggctcagtgactctctcttgctcttcggataaaattgtaattttttccacataaggcacgagatcatcaaatGTGCATGTAttcctcccttgaggagacACCATGTATTGTAATGCCTCCGCAACTTCCCCCTGCATTTATAAGGGTAAGAAAATTAATggccatcattaaataaaagttcaagttaaaatttgaaaaaaatttaaaaataccaatgtagccGTCTTTGCATTTGCTgggtcaacaaacatctttgtctttcgcctataccagaccatgtagtccgagttaaaactcaataggccTTCTTGTCGGGGATAAGCGTCGACCCTAAATGCATGGCGATTATTCCACTGATCAATCATTGGGGCGAACAATTGCCCCCAATTTTCGTCATGTTTCCCTTTCAATGTTATGCCATGAATGTTTAAGGGTTGTGAAGGAGACTCTGGAATTGGCTGTTGCATCCCAAATTGTCTCAATACTCTGtccggttggtgccactcaatgacttggaaacaaattagtggcaccaccgcgTACCACGCGAGACTTCCGACTAAACAAACGGGAGGCAACAGTGATATTACGGTTGATGGGTACGGCTCCcacacaaactgcatataacaacatagttatgaacattttagtaaaataacacatataattttttattttacaaatagaaTAACATCTTCTTACCTCATGACGTTTCATAATATCTAACTTGCGACGAAAAACTCTCACATCATCATTGCCGATATGttggtttccacgtcgcagccacctacaaagattaaaatttaatatatgctAAAACCATTTATTCTATTGAAATGAAAGACGCTGCTAAAAATTACTAACCTATGCCCCAGTGGTGTATTTTCTACTTGGgaaggagtcctctttggagccaaggttggacatcgttcccatgcccacatttgtagtaagatgcacatacctccgattgatttagttttataatcggtGGCATTGCACATCTCTCTGTATAGAAAACCAAGTACggcagctccccatgcatatctgccacattcttcaaagtcacgtaaaaattgaaggtatCTTAGCGAAACTTTGTTACTGCTTTTATCAACGAACAAGACACCTCCAATGAATCTCAATATCCATGCACGGGCAAACCTTCTTACTTGTTCTTCGTCGTCGTCATTATTTATTTGGgcaaaatggtgagccagccaacttaatttaaccacactacctctaatttcatcttcttgtggtctgactcccaataattcctcacataaatcagcccaatcaagatttgttggaccGATTAATGGTAAACCATCCACACTTATACCTAACAATACAGAGACGTCTTGGAGAGTAATAGTACATtctccgcatctcatgtgaaaggtatgtgtttctggcctccatctttcaatcagAGCACTAATTAATgaggcatttatttttaagtacccCATCTTGATAATCCAGGCGAAACCAGATtgtagaagaaaaggaaaaatttgctcaggaatttgttcttccccttgatacgtggggacagctcgtctgatatgtaatttcctatcttcttccccattccaaacatgttctgaaacatgtttAGGTTGCATCCATAATACATTAGCATCGATGGGACCAGACTTAATGTTAACatgtgatgaagatgatgatgaagatgccattgctactacaaaaaaaaaaaatataatacattatttgtagataatataaattaaattaaactacacacatttataaaaacattaataaatatctaacaataaatttgaaaaaaatcaaactcgccaatttttaatatattctatacataaattaaaatacaagtgaacaaaactttaaataaataattttttttctacaattaaaaaaaataattgaataaaatatggactaacaaattatttataatacaaacaaatattgaaatgcaaaaaattatttaaaaatatatatacaaaaaatataataatgtacaatctatcatatatttaataacataaattttctaaaacaattaatattaacctacaaactaaaactaacagtgatcatatatatatatatataactaaaa of the Glycine max cultivar Williams 82 chromosome 13, Glycine_max_v4.0, whole genome shotgun sequence genome contains:
- the LOC106795628 gene encoding uncharacterized protein — its product is MFTVGTAKNISNLHVDEDDDDDDDDYLASNSYVEESFDEDDSDDGISHTDDEVTDIVEPVSIVHPSEGVPEIQNPFWNDASHYNNINWSHPDEEDICGLDMPTTFNVGQELYVGMDFDSKDAVKNALKQYVMKVHQSFKVVETKSHKYIGESRTSSIS
- the LOC102660130 gene encoding serine/threonine-protein phosphatase 7 long form homolog; this translates as MQPKHVSEHVWNGEEDRKLHIRRAVPTYQGEEQIPEQIFPFLLQSGFAWIIKMGYLKINASLISALIERWRPETHTFHMRCGECTITLQDVSVLLGISVDGLPLIGPTNLDWADLCEELLGVRPQEDEIRGSVVKLSWLAHHFAQINNDDDEEQVRRFARAWILRFIGGVLFVDKSSNKVSLRYLQFLRDFEECGRYAWGAAVLGFLYREMCNATDYKTKSIGGMCILLQMWAWERCPTLAPKRTPSQVENTPLGHRWLRRGNQHIGNDDVRVFRRKLDIMKRHEFVWEPYPSTVISLLPPVCLVGSLAWYAVVPLICFQVIEWHQPDRVLRQFGMQQPIPESPSQPLNIHGITLKGKHDENWGQLFAPMIDQWNNRHAFRVDAYPRQEGLLSFNSDYMVWYRRKTKMFVDPANAKTATLVFLNFFQILT